The following proteins are encoded in a genomic region of Sander lucioperca isolate FBNREF2018 chromosome 23, SLUC_FBN_1.2, whole genome shotgun sequence:
- the palmdb gene encoding uncharacterized protein palmdb, whose product METIEQSELAMDCEVEVSVADSPEQGKDFSADDEQNGSETDLSDFPGETAVLGKLLTDLPTGTIEIDKPDCSETSICSEMPCQDQNEALILELGHEELNRNESIASSVSDTLSSADSVYENEAHRKRQDIPEQDPEQEQVPESDQFPEPEQDLEPEQYPEPKQDPEPEQYPEQEEDLELGHHLKQEEDLELGNRPKQEEDLELGHRPKQEEDLELGHHPEQEEDLELGHYPEPEQDSEPDQYPEPEQYPELELYPEPEPEDNELSLEGGGYQNVAIDTEEDPDPHDIQFEPPITEESILEQCIREEAMSDVSNESCHGFEPDEMDECLDAEIVAASSDSDNDEKWRAIFSSSINREDDDSYLDSLQLSAQELFVQKVEVTDFEEQDNNVEEVSFEVPQVEEVLEQPEDKISFPSPPQEVKYNPLGLQCLSKISEDESENGRDANHNHTTHHKHINADSNKKLPKDFCVIQETKSKNVSTEHVDFQLARKQWREMEEQTMNKIVLPTTKQPSFHGSHSFMYTPVRNIERTHKKAHDLENLNLVGDYAHTQFSPCSEDSGLDDSSYRSPYDDPETQVEREIRISMEREENFRRERVFSRMGKSTDCAPSRSIPRSISTPLTPSFIITSSPTKEPLKHEVSANIIILDPGNDFTSSPRFGKDHVAAQSGEWRSEDSSSNLIILETSNLIIRSASEFSLNKACEQPQEKMFLNNPFFKLRSRSTMSLVDEEIKMVKQREDDLKKERANLYGEDRFNNERILSNNKDTLAFDNSVDVPLKCKSSPSSPMKTAYRMDRSALSCDHRFPDVYTGGRRKSSMALRWEAGEFTKTE is encoded by the exons ATGGAAACCATTGAACAATCAGAGCTGGCGATGGACTGTGAAGTAGAGGTCTCTGTGGCTGATTCACCTGAGCAGGGGAAGGATTTCAGTGCAGATGATGAGCAAAATGGTTCAGAGACAGATTTATCAGATTTCCCAGGGGAAACAGCGGTACTTGGCAAATTATTAACTGACCTTCCAACCGGCACCATTGAGATTGACAAGCCTGACTGCTCTGAGACCAGCATTTGCAGTGAAATGCCTTGTCAGGATCAAAATGAAGCTTTGATATTAGAATTAGGGCATGAAGAGCTCAACAGGAATGAGTCAATCGCCTCATCTGTGTCTGACACACTCTCCAGTGCTGACAGTGTATATGAGAACGAGGCCCATCGTAAGAGGCAGGACATACCAGAACAAGATCCTGAGCAAGAACAAGTCCCTGAATCTGACCAGTTTCCTGAGCCAGAGCAAGACCTTGAACCAGAGCAATACCCTGAGCCAAAGCAAGACCCTGAACCAGAGCAATACCCTGAGCAAGAGGAAGACCTTGAGCTAGGGCACCACCTTAAACAAGAGGAAGACCTTGAGCTAGGGAACCGCCCTAAGCAAGAGGAAGACCTTGAGCTAGGGCACCGCCCTAAACAAGAGGAAGACCTTGAGCTAGGGCACCACCCTGAGCAAGAGGAAGATCTTGAGCTAGGGCACTACCCTGAGCCAGAACAAGACTCTGAACCAGACCAGTACCCTGAGCCGGAGCAATACCCTGAGCTAGAGTTATACCCTGAGCCAGAGCCTGAGGATAATGAGCTTAGTCTTGAAGGCGGTGGTTATCAAAATGTGGCAATAGACACAGAGGAAGACCCAGATCCCCATGACATCCAATTTGAACCACCCATTACAGAGGAGTCGATATTAGAGCAGTGTATTAGAGAAGAGGCAATGTCAGATGTTTCCAATGAGTCCTGCCATGGCTTTGAGCCTGACGAAATGGACGAATGCCTGGACGCTGAGATTGTGGCAGCTTCCTCAGACAGTGATAATGATGAAAAATGGAGAGCAATATTCTCTTCTTCTATAAATAGAGAAGACGATGACTCATATTTGGACAGTCTTCAGCTGAGTGCCCAGGAGCTGTTTGTGCAGAAAGTTGAGGTGACAGACTTTGAGGAACAAGACAACAACGTTGAAGAAGTCAGTTTTGAGGTTCCACAAGTGGAAGAAGTTCTAGAACAACCTGAAGATAAAATTTCCTTTCCTAGCCCTCCACAAGAGGTTAAATATAACCCTTTAGGCCTTCAATGTTTGTCCAAAATCTCTGAAGATGAGAGTGAAAATGGCAGAGATGCCAATCATAACCACACAACCCACCATAAGCACATCAATGCAGATTCGAACAAGAAGCTACCTAAAGACTTTTGTGTAATACAAGAAACCAAGAGCAAGAATGTTAGCACAGAGCATGTGGACTTTCAGCTGGCTCGTAAACAGTGGCGGGAAATGGAGGAGCAGACCATGAACAAGATTGTCTTACCTACAACCAAGCAGCCCAGCTTCCATGGCAGCCACAGCTTCATGTACACACCGGTCCGCAACATTGAAAGAACTCACAAGAAAGCCCATGATCTGGAGAACTTAAATCTGGTTGGCGATTATGCTCACACCCAATTCAGTCCTTGCTCAGAGGATTCTGGCCTGGATGATTCCAGTTACAGGTCCCCTTACGATGACCCAGAAACACAAGTTGAAAGGGAGATTCGCATATCAATGGAGCGGGAGGAAAACTTCAGGAGAGAGAGGGTCTTCTCAAGGATGGGCAAATCCACTGATTGTGCTCCATCACGAAGTATCCCCAGATCTATAAGCACTCCACTAACACCATCATTCATCATCACCTCCTCACCCACTAAGGAACCGCTGAAACATGAAGTATCAGCAAACATTATCATTCTCGACCCTGGCAATGATTTCACCTCGAGCCCAAGATTTGGCAAAGACCACGTGGCAGCTCAGTCTGGCGAGTGGCGCTCCGAGGACAGCAGCTCCAACCTCATCATCCTCGAAACATCCAATCTGATTATTCGCAGTGCCTCTGAGTTCTCTCTCAACAAAGCCTGTGAGCAGCCCCAGGAGAAAATGTTCCTGAACAACCCCTTTTTCAAGCTGCGTTCAAGAAGCACAATGTCACTGGTGGATGAAGAGATTAAGATGGTGAAGCAGAGGGAGGACGATCTGAAGAAAGAGAGGGCAAATCTATATGGCGAAGACAGGTTCAATAATGAAAGGATATTGTCAAATAACAAGGACACTTTGGCATTTGACAATTCAG TGGATGTACCATTGAAGTGCAAGTCCTCTCcctcgtcaccaatgaaaacaGCCTACAGGATGGATCGCTCTGCCTTATCCTGTGATCACAGA TTTCCAGATGTCTACACAGGAGGAAGACGCAAGAGTTCCATGGCTCTGCGCTGGGAGGCGGGCGAGTTTACAAAAACCGAGTAA